Genomic DNA from Vicia villosa cultivar HV-30 ecotype Madison, WI unplaced genomic scaffold, Vvil1.0 ctg.006159F_1_1, whole genome shotgun sequence:
tcaaagaaatatAGAAAGAGAGTTTGAAAAAACATGGCAACCATCAACAACGGAGCAGTCATCGGCGAGGTTGACAAACACATTGTTCGAGCCACTGTCATTCAGGCTTCCACCGTCTACTACGACACTCCGGCCACTTTAGATAAGGCTGAGAGATTGCTGGCTGAAGCTGCTAGCAATGGATCCCAGATTGTTGTTTTTCCAGAAGCATTTATCGGTGGCTATCCGCATGGTGCTAATTTTAGTATTTCCATTGGTATTCGCCCGGACAAGGGTAGCGAGGATTTCAGGAAGTATCATGCTTCTGCCATTGATGTGCCTGGTAAGAGCTATCAATCAAGGATTTTGTGTTGTTTTTAGTTACTAATATAGATATATTGATACAAGTTGTATATATTGTAGGTCCTGAGGTTGATAGATTGGCAGCAATGGCAGGAAAGTATAAAGTACATTTAGTGGTGGGTGCAATTGAGAGAGATGGCTACACACTTTATTGTAGCATTCTCTTCTTTGATTCTGAAGGTAATTACATAGGAAAACACAGGAAACTGATGCCAACATCAATTGAACGTGTTATATGGGGATTTGGAGATGGATCAACCATTCCGGTGTTTGATACTCCAATTGGAAAAATAGGTGGTGTGATTTGTTGGGAGAATAAGATGCCACTTTTAAGAACAGCCATGTATGCTAAAGGTGTGCAGATATATTGTGCACCAACTGCTGATGACAGGCCAGTGTGGCAAGCAACGGCGACTCATATCGCGCTTGAAGGTGGATGTTTCGTTTTGTCGTCGAACCAGTTCTGTAGGAGGAAGGATTATCCAGCTGCTCCAGAGTATAATTTTGAAGGTTCAAAAAAGGAACTTACACCTGATTCAGTTGTATGTGCTGGAGGTAGTGTTATTATATCACCTTTAGGTGAGGTTTTGGCTGGACCAAATTATGAGGGAGAGGGTCTCATAACAGCAGACTTAGGTATGTATATATATCAAACAATCTCTTGAATGGATTTTTCTTTATCATGGTAGTGTCTTATATTTATGAGTTTTGAAACTTTTGTGCAGATCTTAAGGATATTGTAAGAGCTAAGTTTGAGTTTGATTCTGTTGGACACTATTCCAGACCTGAAGTCCTCAGCTTGACTGTCAATGATCATCCAACAAAGCCAGTTACTTTTAAATCCAAGACAGCAAAAACAGAAGAGAAGACCAACTAGTTTATGGATCTATCCATCCATTAAGGCATATTATCTAGTATAATAAGTATAATAAGGTTCTCTTGTACCAGTGTGTTCTGAATTATCTTTCTTATAATAACGTCATTAAATAAGTGTTTCATGATGTATTTGCATGCTTTTGCCTTTACGTGCATGGGCCAtgttattatcaaaaaaaaaaataataataaaactttcTTTGTTTTGTCAAAACAGAAAAGTTGAATGTTCTTTTAATACTTTCTCTTCTGTTGAATCTCCTTTGTcctatcaaaatcaaattaatttaagattttttctttacccacctccctttGGGGGTCACCCCGAgcaaaaaccccattttaccccgcttcggaaatgcattttcgaatttttttttttctaaatttttccagacttcggaagtgcattttcgaaaaaatcccaaaaatttgaattttgactaattcggagatgcatctccaaaccaacaaaaaaaaaatctaaaaaaatcccaaaaattaattttaggatattaattaattcaattatcataaatttgatataatttatgagtaatgaataataataattatatattttgatataatttatgaattatgaataataattattatatatttctattttgattcatattttaaaatttaaaataattttaattaaaaaaattaaaataatttcacttacaaaatgagttataattttttatttatatatttatatatttataataattattatatatttatatatttacaaaaataattaaaaaaaatgagtgttttaatttatatatttatatatttatataataattataataattattatatatttataaaaattattatatatttatataataattattatatattcattataaatatatttatacatttatataataattataaaaattaaaacaatgagtgttttaatttataatatatatatatatatatatatatatatattatatttatattatatttaattttaaataattcaaaatttacttatgaaattaagatgtttttgatttatataagttagtaaaataatttttaactttaaaattgtttaggaaattttatacctattaattgtattgattcaccttgatttattgtattgattcaccttgattttaattttttaataattattgaattctttccgAAGtatatatccgaaacattccaagaccaatttggtcttggaatatttcggaagtgtatatccgaagacaccccctcccaaaaaaaaattcggaagtgtatatccgaagacacccccctcccaaaaaaaaaggtgttttcggaaatgcatttccgaaaacccaaaaaagagggtgttttcggaaatgcatctccgaaaacacctttttttcgtattttcggaagtgcatttccgaaataagacaaattttgaaaaaaaaataagcgtttcggaaatgcatttccgaagtgagggtattttgggtttttcatcgGAGGTGGCCATGAAaagagggaggtgggtaaagaaatttccttaatTTAATTCAAGATTTTGAAGCCAAATGATTTTGATGTCAAATGGTGACACGTCAACTCAttaatcaaaaaataatataaactttTATATAGGAGTGTACAAAATATCAGGTTGTGATGCCCATATTCATAACCAAAcctaaactatttttaaatatccggatataattgaatggttattaaccggtttaattattaatggtttggttatccattcatataattcagatataattaaatagttattaaccgattaaattattttggatttggTTATAAttcggttattatccaaatccaaatattttaattctcaaattaatgtttttttttggaaaaaaaatttaaaaactggattttttttaagaaaccggttatataatcataactagagctgtcaaaatgggctagtccatatgggccggcccgccaggcccgaaaaatcatagggcttgagccttaaaattagagtccatattttcagggcctttttagcttagccctgaaaagcccgctacccattaaggctagcccatatgggccgtgggtagcccaGACCCGcagaattataaattttaaaaaaatatattaatattatattatattatcttagtctaaaatagcatattgatttttcccACTTcattaaattttatctctattttattcaatctttctcttttaaatattatacattaatataatcaacattttttcatcgtattatattagtttttctcttattataaacattcaagtattattttatacaatttagacatgtattgtatttagaaacacattatagtatttataagagataatatagtacttaaaaatgcattatgtttaaaataacataatttttaattttatttataataaatattatgaagtttttattttaattttttaaataaaaaagcccatttagggtcgggtagcccgaagcccatctagggccgggctcgggtagtaaatTTCGAGCCCATATTATATAgggcctttttggcccagccctgaaaagcccaTAGCCCGCTAAGGCCGACCCGTTTAGGACCGGGTAgtccatattgacagctctaatcataaccaaatttataaccggttttataaccaattttgattaaaatgtggctatggttataaatccaaaccatttaaatggttttaaaatggttatgatttggtttttgaaaataaccaaccatgcacacccctacttTTATGGTAGATTTGtcaaacaatttaaaaattaattaaaaataggtcAGGTTAATCAGTGCCCCGAGCGCAGgttaaaaatttcaaacaaaaaaaatattataatatgatATAAATACATTGAATACACacaatattctttaaaaaaataattatttttgttttcaattcattgaatacacatatttttttaaaaaaactttttttttttaatctctcaagaatgtccaatttatttttttaatctcttaacgAGTATCCCAGATACTCGATAGCATTTTCCATTAAaaatttagctaattaataataactcttaaagtttttttttttttaaaaataattttgttttgaattaaaCTTTGCTTTTAAATTGTTACCATCTCGGGAAGAATTTAACAGATTGATATAATGTTAGAAATTTCGGTAAAGTTAAATGGATCCAAGTCTAAATCATGAACGGGGTCACTTTCTTTAAAAGTATTTCAAACACTATCTTAATTGTCTTAGAGTTTGGAAAGCAGAATACCCAAGATAATTCAACCTCTCAATTGATTCTGCATAAGACTGGTAAAGAAATTGAATGCAAGGAAAAGTGTATGGAATAATCAAGATATACGAATTGAATGAATTATTTTCGAATTCTAATTACTGTATTTATAGGCTATGCATGTGTTGTTTCACAggtttgcaactcttgatgaaacaacacccTTTCAGCATAAGATTGTAATGGTTCACCTATAGTTACATTATGcaccacttcatgaagtgttgtatattttgaatttgaaattcaaaCATTCAGTAGTCCGAGACAAATTTAACGACAACTTGAACTGGTTGATGTTTAATGCAAAAACTGACCAAAATTTCCTTCAAACAATTAAAAGCAAATTCCACTAGTGGATGTTTAGTGCAAAAACTGACCAAAATTCCTTCAGATATATTTGAAGGCAATTTCCATTTTTGTCAATGAGAAACTTTTATCCTCTTTAACTTTTTCATATTTGAACACACCTATGGGCATTAATTGTCCATTAATTTCCAACAATCTCATACTTGTTTTAATAATGACAAGTATAATTCCAGAAAATGAGGTATAAAGAGTGTTAGTACAGTTAGGTATCCttcgatttaaaacttaaccttagtgaggACAACACAAAGTTTAATCGAAATGTTAGGTAGCAAATCTTTAAAACCAATAATCCATATGATCAGATCGACGTtaccttacacacactctttaagggTTCTTCCTCTGCATATCTCGCCTTacacttatttatggccatgtgctattccttttcatgaatttttcatgagagaaacttgaactctcactttgagacgacaccatctcgaaattcacattgGTGAAGTTCATGTTGTATCTTTTTCTATGAGATACTCACCCTCGGttttgaacttcattaagaggtTTAAATACCTCAACcctctatttaaaaataatcaacaTTATTTCCCAATGTTCGAAACACATCCAAATCAATGACTTGTTGCTACCCATTGAATCTTGAAGCTAATGTTTTGTTAACATAAGATTGGGTTGCCGCTGTTGTTGGAACtcttattcaaggagtttcaacctcatacctctcgaggttgtttttactaagtctctggaCAGTGGTTTAGTAAATGGACTTTCCAAATTATAGCTTTTTTGTTTGTAGGTGAGTGAAATGATTCCATCCTTAATcaatggaacttccaacagaagGTCCCTCAACCATTCCACTTCTTGACTAGCAGAAGCAAGATccacaaactctgattccatgTTTGAAagagtaatgcatgtttgtttcttgcttttCTAAGAAATTGCTCATTTAGCTAGTGTAAATTTCCACCCAGTTGTAGATTTGTGATCTCCAATATTAGATATCTAACTCGCAtcggtatatccttctagtatggAAAGGAACCTACCATAATGAAGACCAAGATTTTTTGTTTTTAGTAGATAGTCGAAAATCCTTGTgattgccttccaatgttcattgtttggattactagtaaatctactcattttactaagTGTAAATGATATATCGGGTCTGGTCCATTGCATTAAATACATTAGACACTCTGCTCTTCCATTGTTCTTTTGAAGTTTGATGAAATGATCAAATGGAGTGGTTACTTCTTCAAAGTTTAGGTGTTTGAAATAATCAAGCACTTTCTTAGTGTAATGTGTTTGagtaagttcataacccccactatttctccTTACTTGTATCCCTAAAATTGTGTCAacaagtccaagatctttcatctcaaAATTGAAAGTTAGAAACCTCTTTATCTTTAATATTTCATTCAAATCATTCCTAATTATTAacaagtcatcaacatatagacaaagcAATATTACAATGTTTTAGCGCACCTTTGTGTATAGacacttgtcacaagaattagGAATAAATCCATTTGAAAGTATGACAGAGTTATATTTTTGATGTCACagttttggtgcttgttttaagcCATATAGAGATTTAATAAGCTTACACACCTTTTTTTCATTTCCAGGAAGTACGTAGCCTTCTGGTTGTTCCATGTAAATTTTCTCATCGAGATTTTTATTTAGGAATGCTATTTTAACATCCATTCGATGAACTATAAGATCATTCAAAGAGGCCGAGGCAAACAACAATCTAATTATGGTTGTCCTTGCCAATAATGCTTATGTGTCGAAGTAATTTATGTATTTCTTTTATCTGACCTTACAAGTGTTTAAGGTGCCATCACTATGGTACTTCCTTTTAAACATCCACTTGCATCCAATGGGCCTTGATCCCTTTAGTAAATCAATAAGCTCATAAGTGTGGTttgacataattgaatccatttcatcttggatagcTTCCTTGCAAAAGGAAGAGTCCCTTGAAACTACTGCTTCCTTGTAGGTTGTAGGATCATCATCTacttgaagaataataggaatgcttcaaacaaaatttttaaaatttccttCAACTAGATAAAAGGAAATAAGTTGGTGATCAATTTCGTCTAGTCCTAGATTATTTAATTTTCGGACTCTCTAGCTTATCCTAGGCTCGAGTTGTGATTCAATGATCCGAGGAGTGCTTTCAGGTTGTATTTCTACAATACGAGAGGAATTTTCTTCACAAGATTCATTATTTGCAGCCGACTCATATTCTTTATCCTTAGTGATAAGATTCTCAAAGAATTCTACATCCCAGGATTCTacaattacattagactctaTGTTTGGAAGTCTATATGCTTTACTGTTTTGTGCATATCTTACAGAAGCCGATTTTATCCCTTAAGGACCCAACTTGGTTCTTTTAGGATCCATGTTTTTGTAGTAGGCTACACACCCCCAC
This window encodes:
- the LOC131642941 gene encoding bifunctional nitrilase/nitrile hydratase NIT4A-like, which translates into the protein MATINNGAVIGEVDKHIVRATVIQASTVYYDTPATLDKAERLLAEAASNGSQIVVFPEAFIGGYPHGANFSISIGIRPDKGSEDFRKYHASAIDVPGPEVDRLAAMAGKYKVHLVVGAIERDGYTLYCSILFFDSEGNYIGKHRKLMPTSIERVIWGFGDGSTIPVFDTPIGKIGGVICWENKMPLLRTAMYAKGVQIYCAPTADDRPVWQATATHIALEGGCFVLSSNQFCRRKDYPAAPEYNFEGSKKELTPDSVVCAGGSVIISPLGEVLAGPNYEGEGLITADLDLKDIVRAKFEFDSVGHYSRPEVLSLTVNDHPTKPVTFKSKTAKTEEKTN